A window of the Deinococcus sp. KSM4-11 genome harbors these coding sequences:
- a CDS encoding Type 1 glutamine amidotransferase-like domain-containing protein: MKLLLTSAGIKNQSIHDALLTLLGKPIADATALCIPTAGYGHPQGSPGGAWRFINGRAPRTPMCELGWKSVGVLELTALPSIGQERWIPWVQAADVLLVNGGDALYLHHWMKESGLAALLPSLRETVWVGLSAGSMVMTPGSARTLWGGGRPLGAMKRCVL, translated from the coding sequence ATGAAACTTCTCCTCACGTCCGCCGGGATCAAGAACCAAAGCATTCACGACGCGCTCCTGACTCTCCTCGGCAAGCCGATCGCTGATGCCACCGCCCTGTGTATTCCGACGGCAGGGTACGGGCATCCCCAGGGCAGTCCCGGTGGGGCCTGGCGCTTCATCAATGGGCGGGCACCAAGAACCCCCATGTGCGAGCTGGGGTGGAAGTCTGTGGGCGTCCTGGAACTCACAGCGCTGCCCAGCATCGGTCAGGAGCGGTGGATTCCCTGGGTGCAGGCGGCAGACGTCCTGCTGGTGAATGGGGGCGACGCGCTGTACCTGCACCACTGGATGAAGGAGTCCGGGCTGGCTGCTCTCCTGCCGTCGCTGCGCGAGACCGTCTGGGTGGGCTTGAGTGCGGGGAGCATGGTGATGACCCCCGGATCGGCGAGGACTTTATGGGGTGGAGGCCGCCCACTGGGAGCGATGAAACGCTGTGTCTTGTAG
- a CDS encoding replication initiator protein A — protein MADKRRNSFDDLNWGRLNLVSAQDQIDGLNSWKVTYPHGERMVRVSCRALPELGVPHGIDNDVSSALIDYFMSLGLPDDGEMNLSVSELMQLAGFHRTGKYREMMLVSLDRLHTTSYEIAGGWRDHPNRRWTTAKFHFIELLEYTHQGESGKFDERTMLRVRLAEPLVASLRSGYTKPLNIEFMQSLSRPRTRIIFRLLDAMRYNPESPDEIIDEFEIGIIEWADLCKLPNTRPDTIRRALEAPHEELKRRGYLRAVTIEGRGRNQRLRYEFAPEFTPVSPALLARLRTHGVTDGVSRQLARQYTSSILMARIDQFDRLVRSGTLTIRKTAAHALVHLIRNPDQYPDAQSGRVVTLHPPASPLPRQPAPEPDLPTWAEELGVLSPEDAATFTVKRIALLFARRFTTSELDQLRHQVLHGVTDPAQLLTEAHHRLVRIEAQQFVDELKARLRAGMDGEPVPPLQLA, from the coding sequence ATGGCTGACAAGCGCCGCAATAGTTTCGATGATCTCAACTGGGGGCGGCTGAACCTCGTCTCCGCCCAGGATCAGATTGATGGTCTGAACTCCTGGAAGGTCACCTACCCGCACGGTGAGCGCATGGTTCGGGTGTCGTGCCGGGCCCTTCCAGAACTCGGGGTTCCACACGGCATCGACAACGACGTCAGCAGCGCCCTAATCGATTATTTTATGAGCCTCGGCCTCCCTGACGACGGGGAAATGAACCTGTCGGTCTCCGAACTCATGCAGCTCGCCGGGTTCCACCGCACTGGGAAATACCGGGAAATGATGCTTGTCAGCCTCGACCGCCTGCACACTACGTCCTACGAGATTGCCGGTGGCTGGCGGGATCATCCAAACCGCCGCTGGACGACCGCGAAGTTCCACTTCATCGAACTGCTCGAGTACACGCACCAGGGCGAGTCCGGAAAATTCGATGAGCGCACCATGCTGCGCGTCAGACTGGCGGAACCGCTCGTGGCGTCGCTGCGCAGCGGATATACCAAGCCGCTGAACATCGAATTCATGCAATCCCTGTCCCGTCCACGGACTCGGATCATCTTTCGGCTGCTGGACGCCATGCGGTACAACCCCGAGTCGCCCGATGAGATCATTGACGAGTTCGAGATCGGGATCATCGAATGGGCCGATCTCTGCAAACTCCCGAATACCCGGCCGGACACCATCCGCCGCGCGCTGGAAGCGCCGCATGAGGAACTGAAACGCCGGGGATACCTGCGAGCCGTGACCATTGAAGGCCGTGGCCGCAACCAGCGCCTGCGCTACGAATTCGCGCCAGAATTCACGCCTGTCAGCCCGGCGCTGCTCGCCCGCCTGCGCACCCATGGCGTCACGGATGGCGTGTCCCGGCAACTGGCCCGGCAGTACACGAGTTCTATCCTGATGGCCCGCATCGATCAGTTCGACCGGCTGGTGCGGAGCGGCACCCTCACCATCCGGAAGACAGCGGCCCACGCGCTGGTGCACCTCATCCGCAATCCTGACCAGTACCCCGATGCGCAGAGCGGCCGGGTCGTCACACTGCATCCTCCCGCCTCTCCCCTGCCCCGCCAGCCGGCTCCGGAACCCGATCTGCCGACCTGGGCGGAGGAACTCGGAGTTCTCTCTCCGGAGGACGCGGCAACGTTCACGGTCAAGCGCATTGCGCTGCTGTTTGCAAGGCGCTTCACCACGTCGGAGCTGGATCAGTTGCGTCACCAGGTGCTGCACGGTGTGACGGATCCAGCGCAGTTGCTGACCGAGGCCCATCACCGGCTGGTGCGCATTGAGGCGCAGCAGTTCGTGGATGAACTCAAGGCCAGACTGCGCGCTGGTATGGATGGTGAACCCGTGCCACCCCTTCAGCTTGCCTGA
- a CDS encoding ParA family protein, with protein sequence MTTASRSGPLVIAVAGLKGGIAKTTTAIHIAGVLASAQQRVLLADGDRIRTSTAWARGGHLPFTVAPVTALARARDYDVVVLDTEGGPDNTELLEFARTADLTLLPTTPDINGLDGVAQTADILRAGGVASERYSALLTMVRPGGMKEIQARKGLLGQQIPVLRSSVRISEVFRDAANAAVLVKDVRADIAAKCWKDYEAVTAEVIARVMEVNA encoded by the coding sequence ATGACGACCGCGTCTCGATCTGGGCCACTGGTGATCGCCGTAGCTGGGCTCAAGGGGGGCATCGCCAAGACCACCACCGCCATCCACATCGCTGGTGTGCTGGCAAGCGCCCAACAACGGGTTCTCCTGGCCGATGGTGACCGAATCCGTACCAGCACGGCATGGGCGCGGGGCGGACACCTTCCGTTCACCGTTGCGCCGGTCACAGCGCTGGCCAGAGCCCGCGATTACGACGTTGTCGTCCTCGATACCGAAGGTGGCCCGGACAACACGGAGCTTCTCGAATTTGCCCGCACGGCGGATCTGACCCTGCTGCCCACCACACCGGACATCAACGGCCTCGATGGTGTGGCACAGACCGCCGACATCCTGCGGGCTGGCGGGGTGGCGTCCGAACGCTACAGCGCGCTGCTCACCATGGTGCGCCCAGGAGGCATGAAGGAAATCCAGGCGCGCAAGGGGCTACTGGGCCAGCAGATTCCGGTGCTGCGATCGAGCGTCCGGATCAGTGAAGTGTTTCGCGACGCGGCGAATGCCGCTGTCCTCGTGAAAGACGTTCGTGCTGACATCGCAGCGAAGTGTTGGAAGGACTACGAGGCGGTGACCGCGGAGGTGATCGCCCGGGTGATGGAGGTAAACGCATGA
- a CDS encoding protease pro-enzyme activation domain-containing protein, which yields MPRKATSAQVAVKGSARLLPATAKAVGDPHPDQDIDVTVRLKSSGVQPHALPAVPMRRSAFNREFGSSPEELARVEQFAQAHGLSVVESSAPRRTVILRGRVSQMQEAFGVSLGLYEDRGVTFRGRSGPVHVPQDLADIVEGVFGLDDRPQAHPQFRLAGPLPAPGVVHPHAAGSSFTPLELAQAYQFPAGDGAGQTIAIIELGGGYRKADITAYFAELGLKAPKVTAVRVNGGKNAPTGDPNSADGEVMLDIEVAGAVAPGAKIAVYFAPNTDAGFLNAVTTAVHDARRKPSVVSISWGAAEPGWTQQAMQAMDSAFREAAMLGVTVLCAAGDDGSDDRVGDHLAHTDFPASSPWATGCGGTRLELNGGAISSETVWNNGMGHGATGGGVSDTFALPDYQQGAGVPPSANPGGRVGRGVPDIAAVADPQTGYRVRVDGQDMVIGGTSAVSPLWSGLVARLNAQRAHPIGFLNPLLYAAGPLRDITSGNNGAYQAHSGWDACTGLGSPDGTRLATLAP from the coding sequence ATGCCCAGAAAAGCCACGTCCGCTCAGGTTGCCGTGAAAGGCAGCGCTCGCCTCCTCCCGGCCACCGCGAAAGCTGTGGGCGATCCACACCCCGACCAGGACATCGACGTGACCGTGCGCCTGAAGTCGTCGGGGGTGCAGCCCCACGCCCTCCCGGCCGTGCCCATGCGCCGGTCGGCGTTCAACCGTGAATTCGGATCGTCGCCAGAGGAGCTGGCCCGCGTGGAGCAGTTCGCCCAAGCCCATGGCCTCAGCGTGGTCGAGAGCAGCGCTCCACGCCGGACAGTCATCCTGCGGGGCCGCGTGTCGCAGATGCAGGAGGCGTTTGGCGTCTCGCTCGGGCTGTACGAAGACCGTGGCGTGACCTTCCGGGGCCGCAGCGGGCCGGTGCACGTTCCCCAGGATCTCGCGGACATCGTCGAGGGCGTGTTCGGCCTCGACGACCGCCCACAGGCCCACCCGCAGTTCCGGCTGGCCGGCCCGCTCCCAGCCCCGGGCGTGGTGCATCCACACGCGGCAGGCAGCAGTTTCACGCCGCTCGAACTCGCGCAGGCCTATCAGTTCCCGGCAGGCGACGGGGCCGGTCAGACCATCGCGATCATCGAATTGGGCGGCGGGTACAGAAAGGCCGATATCACCGCGTATTTCGCCGAACTGGGCCTTAAGGCCCCGAAGGTTACGGCCGTCCGGGTGAACGGTGGCAAGAACGCCCCGACGGGCGACCCGAACAGCGCGGACGGCGAGGTGATGCTGGACATCGAAGTGGCGGGTGCCGTCGCTCCTGGGGCCAAGATCGCCGTGTATTTCGCTCCGAACACCGACGCCGGGTTTCTCAATGCCGTGACCACGGCCGTGCATGACGCCCGGCGCAAGCCCAGCGTGGTCTCGATCAGCTGGGGGGCAGCCGAACCGGGCTGGACACAGCAGGCCATGCAGGCCATGGACAGCGCCTTCCGCGAGGCGGCCATGCTCGGAGTCACCGTGCTGTGCGCGGCCGGCGACGACGGTTCGGACGACCGCGTGGGCGACCACCTAGCGCACACGGACTTCCCGGCGTCGAGCCCCTGGGCGACCGGCTGCGGCGGCACCCGCCTAGAACTGAACGGGGGCGCCATCAGCAGCGAGACAGTCTGGAACAACGGGATGGGTCACGGAGCCACCGGTGGAGGCGTCAGCGACACGTTCGCGCTCCCGGACTACCAGCAGGGTGCCGGCGTGCCGCCTTCGGCCAATCCCGGTGGCCGGGTCGGTCGAGGCGTGCCGGACATCGCTGCCGTGGCAGATCCGCAGACCGGGTACCGCGTTCGCGTGGACGGTCAGGACATGGTGATCGGCGGTACGAGCGCCGTCTCGCCCCTGTGGTCCGGTCTGGTGGCCCGCCTGAACGCCCAGCGCGCCCACCCCATCGGCTTCCTGAACCCCCTGCTGTATGCGGCCGGGCCGCTGCGCGACATCACCAGCGGGAACAACGGTGCGTATCAGGCGCACTCAGGGTGGGACGCCTGCACCGGTCTGGGCAGTCCCGACGGCACGCGGCTGGCCACCCTGGCCCCTTAG
- a CDS encoding DHA2 family efflux MFS transporter permease subunit, giving the protein MTTPGVASPPAASPEAHAGPTFTRQEKLFTMIGTLLGMLLAALDQTIVSTAGPQIQKDLHIDPSLYTWITTAYLVASTVMVPIYGKLSDLYGRRRILMFGIVSFLIGSLLCGLSGEPFMGSFLGGGTGQLIAFRAVQGFGSAALFTTAFAVVSDLFAPAERGRYTGLFGAVFGISSVLGPLIGGYLTDHLSWHWVFYVNLPIGLIAMTFILTRMPALKHLYGQAEERPRLDLLGAFWLIVAVVPLLLALSLGKTTLTPGETGFLWGSWQVLGMFALAALGTVLFLLTERRAHDPLMNLGLFRNRVFSIGSAATFLLGMAFLGPIIFLPLFMVNVVGLSATNSGLTLTPLVLGLVAGNILSGQLVTRIGKYKGIMVVSLVLLMAAFLIMGFTLHPDASQASVTWKMILIGLGLGPSIPLYTLAIQNASDPRLTGQVTSAVTFFRNLGQVVGVAILGTLFANTLSGELTVAKTEAQALLPASARAQFNTLGQGGGSDASNFNVATIKNTVAAKLNTEETLITQALRDNDPASVKTLLADPNTPAQLRDVLSAGGIDAQVKAGFGKVLAGVTAAVRSGQPGALTALAANPQLPEALRSQLAQIPAQAISTPQGQDAVLGRITAGLSAAETSAATQAKTTAVNAAIAGIERSKATLLHAIDVFGTGFKVALTDAVAAVFRVGLIAVVLGFLATLILPQLPLRRRGAPVPVSE; this is encoded by the coding sequence ATGACCACACCCGGCGTCGCATCACCCCCGGCCGCTTCGCCCGAAGCCCATGCTGGCCCCACCTTCACCCGTCAGGAAAAGCTGTTCACCATGATCGGTACCCTGCTCGGGATGCTGCTGGCGGCCCTCGACCAGACCATCGTCTCCACGGCCGGGCCGCAGATCCAGAAAGACCTGCACATCGATCCCAGCCTCTACACCTGGATCACCACCGCGTATCTCGTGGCCTCGACGGTCATGGTGCCCATCTACGGCAAGCTCTCCGACCTGTACGGACGGCGGCGCATCCTGATGTTCGGCATCGTGTCCTTCCTGATCGGCTCCCTGCTGTGCGGGCTGTCAGGCGAGCCGTTCATGGGCTCCTTCCTCGGCGGTGGCACCGGACAGCTCATCGCCTTCCGCGCCGTTCAGGGCTTTGGCAGTGCGGCGCTGTTCACCACGGCCTTCGCGGTGGTGTCCGACCTGTTCGCGCCTGCCGAACGGGGCCGCTACACGGGGCTGTTTGGGGCTGTCTTTGGCATTTCGAGCGTCCTCGGGCCACTCATCGGCGGGTACCTCACCGATCACCTGAGCTGGCACTGGGTCTTCTACGTCAACCTGCCGATCGGGCTGATCGCCATGACCTTCATCCTCACGCGGATGCCGGCCCTCAAGCATCTCTACGGCCAGGCCGAGGAACGGCCCCGTCTGGATCTGCTGGGCGCCTTCTGGCTGATCGTTGCCGTGGTGCCCCTGCTGCTGGCCCTGTCGCTGGGCAAGACGACCCTGACCCCCGGAGAAACCGGCTTCCTGTGGGGCTCCTGGCAGGTGCTGGGCATGTTCGCGCTGGCCGCCTTGGGCACCGTACTGTTCCTGCTCACGGAGCGCCGCGCACACGATCCGCTGATGAACCTGGGGCTGTTCCGCAACCGGGTGTTCTCGATCGGTTCGGCCGCGACCTTCCTGCTCGGCATGGCCTTCCTGGGGCCGATCATCTTCCTGCCGCTGTTCATGGTGAACGTGGTCGGCCTCAGCGCCACCAATTCCGGCCTGACCCTCACCCCGCTGGTGCTCGGACTGGTGGCCGGCAACATCCTCAGCGGCCAGCTGGTCACCCGCATCGGCAAGTACAAGGGCATCATGGTGGTCAGCCTGGTGCTGCTCATGGCCGCGTTCCTGATCATGGGCTTCACGCTCCATCCCGACGCCAGCCAGGCGTCCGTGACATGGAAGATGATCCTGATCGGCCTGGGCCTGGGACCCTCGATTCCGCTGTACACGCTGGCCATCCAGAACGCTTCCGATCCGCGGCTGACCGGTCAGGTCACGTCGGCCGTCACCTTCTTCCGCAACCTGGGTCAGGTCGTCGGAGTCGCCATTCTGGGCACCCTGTTCGCGAATACCCTCAGCGGCGAGCTGACCGTCGCCAAGACCGAGGCCCAGGCGCTGCTGCCCGCCAGTGCCCGGGCGCAGTTCAACACCCTCGGGCAGGGCGGAGGCAGCGATGCGAGCAATTTCAACGTCGCGACCATCAAGAACACCGTGGCGGCCAAACTGAACACCGAGGAAACCCTGATCACCCAGGCGCTGCGGGACAACGATCCGGCCAGCGTGAAGACCCTGCTGGCCGATCCGAACACCCCGGCCCAGCTCAGGGACGTGCTCAGCGCCGGTGGCATCGACGCGCAGGTCAAGGCCGGTTTTGGGAAGGTACTGGCCGGGGTCACCGCTGCCGTCCGCAGTGGGCAACCGGGAGCCCTGACGGCCCTGGCCGCCAATCCACAGCTTCCCGAAGCGCTACGGAGCCAGCTGGCCCAGATCCCCGCGCAGGCCATCTCCACTCCACAGGGTCAGGACGCCGTGCTGGGCCGGATCACGGCCGGGCTCAGCGCCGCCGAGACCAGCGCGGCCACGCAGGCGAAGACCACGGCCGTCAACGCCGCCATCGCAGGTATCGAACGCAGCAAGGCGACGCTCCTGCACGCCATCGACGTTTTCGGCACCGGATTCAAGGTGGCCCTGACCGACGCCGTGGCCGCCGTGTTCCGCGTGGGGTTGATCGCGGTCGTCCTCGGCTTCCTCGCGACCCTGATCCTGCCGCAACTGCCTTTGCGTCGGCGTGGCGCGCCCGTTCCCGTCAGCGAATAG
- a CDS encoding MarR family winged helix-turn-helix transcriptional regulator encodes MKTPPREHPPAGNQASPSEGAINDLMAAWWAATQAMKRHLTPVLEREHGLDFKDYLALSAVETGANYPGLVCGRLAMTPSMVSRLIDDLVKSGLIVRRLDLDDSRRVQLTLTSAGAAVLAATRHTMYEVLRGGLSGLPATQVVAFTEIMRLLGTSFSQSGSTPSDPALSAPALEIDHP; translated from the coding sequence ATGAAAACACCACCCCGTGAGCACCCTCCCGCCGGGAACCAGGCCTCGCCGTCCGAAGGAGCGATCAATGACCTGATGGCCGCGTGGTGGGCGGCCACCCAGGCGATGAAGCGCCACCTGACCCCAGTGCTGGAGCGTGAGCATGGCCTGGACTTCAAGGATTACCTCGCGTTGAGCGCGGTCGAGACCGGCGCCAATTACCCTGGGCTGGTCTGCGGCCGCCTGGCCATGACGCCCAGCATGGTGTCGAGGCTGATTGACGACCTGGTCAAGAGCGGCCTGATCGTCCGTCGGCTCGACCTCGACGATTCGCGCCGGGTACAGCTCACCCTCACGTCGGCCGGCGCCGCCGTCCTGGCCGCGACACGTCACACCATGTACGAGGTGCTACGCGGGGGGCTCAGCGGCCTGCCCGCGACACAGGTTGTGGCGTTTACCGAGATCATGCGGCTTCTGGGAACCAGCTTCAGCCAGTCGGGATCGACGCCGTCCGATCCAGCCCTCTCTGCACCCGCACTGGAGATTGACCACCCATGA
- a CDS encoding DUF4352 domain-containing protein: protein MIRKSAALALLLSTTLALADTSVTINGKAVTLPSTTQNGQVYVNLRALAQALGLRLTYDAATKRYTLGPAGATGNGQLAGGSGVVGQPYALANSDVSPLNFTLRGAEFVATRVNIGQESTVPAADQKLLVLHYSVQNAGKTESRFSWSSVKFTVVDDQNANRQNVEAVGREGSSDAVDLRLKPAQKVDVYTVIPLPAANGAPKLIVQGGDQKVLRYDLHGVVKAMAAPYADPQNPLAVRASVPAKASSYVQVGALDLRLDRLALSDAAIGGTKPSDGHRFLIATFSVRNGSPTEQRLSYNNLQPTLRLASGDKVTWNQTVLKAGSDESLDVRLQPGEEAKARLYFEVPTSDPVTTLSVVQDTSRPVEFDVSGAK from the coding sequence ATGATCCGGAAATCCGCTGCACTTGCCCTGCTGCTCTCCACCACCCTGGCCCTGGCCGATACGTCGGTGACGATCAATGGCAAGGCGGTGACGCTGCCCAGCACCACCCAGAATGGGCAGGTCTACGTGAATCTGAGGGCGCTGGCGCAGGCGCTCGGCCTGCGCCTCACCTACGACGCCGCGACCAAACGCTACACGCTGGGGCCGGCCGGAGCCACCGGCAATGGACAGCTCGCGGGCGGCTCCGGCGTCGTCGGCCAGCCGTATGCGCTGGCGAACAGCGACGTCAGCCCATTGAATTTCACGCTCAGGGGAGCCGAGTTCGTGGCCACGCGGGTGAACATCGGGCAGGAGAGTACCGTTCCCGCCGCCGACCAGAAATTGCTGGTGCTGCATTACAGTGTGCAGAACGCCGGCAAGACTGAGAGCCGCTTCTCGTGGAGCAGCGTGAAGTTCACGGTGGTGGACGACCAGAACGCCAACCGCCAGAACGTCGAGGCCGTCGGACGTGAGGGCAGCAGCGACGCTGTAGACCTGCGGCTCAAGCCGGCGCAGAAGGTCGACGTGTACACGGTCATTCCCCTGCCCGCCGCGAACGGCGCCCCCAAACTGATCGTGCAGGGCGGCGACCAGAAAGTGCTGCGATACGACCTGCACGGCGTGGTGAAGGCCATGGCCGCGCCGTATGCCGATCCGCAGAATCCGCTCGCCGTCCGCGCCAGCGTGCCCGCGAAGGCGAGCAGCTACGTCCAGGTCGGAGCGCTCGACCTGCGACTCGACCGTCTGGCCCTCAGCGACGCGGCCATCGGCGGCACCAAGCCCAGCGACGGGCACCGCTTTCTGATCGCCACCTTCAGCGTCCGCAACGGATCGCCTACCGAGCAGCGGCTGTCGTACAACAACCTCCAGCCCACGCTGCGGCTCGCCAGCGGCGACAAGGTGACCTGGAACCAGACGGTGCTCAAGGCGGGCAGTGACGAGTCCCTGGACGTGAGGCTGCAGCCCGGCGAGGAGGCCAAGGCCCGGCTCTACTTCGAAGTGCCCACCAGCGATCCGGTCACAACCCTGAGCGTCGTTCAGGACACGTCCCGCCCGGTCGAGTTCGACGTGAGCGGCGCGAAATGA